The Streptomyces sp. NBC_00659 genomic interval ACGACCGGGACGCGCTGGAGCGGCTCGCCGCCGACGCCGGCTTCGCCGCGGAGGACTGGTCCTCGTCCGTACGGCTGCTGTGCCGGATGTGCTCCGAGTCCCGGATGCCGTCCGACGAGGGCGACGAGGAACACCTCGACCCGCACGACCACAGCGAGCCCGGGCACCCGGGTCCGCTCGGCCACCGCACCGACGGGCAGCTGTGGGTGCCCGAGCGGGAGTGCGGGCTCGCGGCGCCGGCCTCGCTGGTGCGCGGCCTGCTCGACGGCTGGGTCGCCGACAGTCCGGACTCCCGTGACTGGCGGGATCTGGAAGAGGTCTGCTGAGCGCACCTTTAGGCTGTAGTCGCAGAAATCAAAGGTCTGAGGAAGGCGTACGTCGTCATGGCGCAGCAGGAAACCGATCAGCAGCACGTGGGTGTGCTCCCCGTGGACGACGACGGCTTCGTCATCGACACCGAGGACGCCGAGGAGCGCGAGACGGGCTACCGCGAGCGTGGCACCTCTCGCCCGATCACGGTGGTCGGGAACCCGGTGCTGCACAAGGAGTGCAAGGACGTCACCGAGTTCGGCGACGAGCTCGGCCGGCTGGTCGCCGACATGTTCGCTAGCCAGCGCACCGCCGAGGGCGTGGGCCTGGCCGCCAACCAGATCGGTGTCGACCTGAAGGTCTTCGTCTACGACTGCCAGGACGACCAGGGCACCCGGCACGTCGGTGTGGTCTGCAACCCGAAGCTGGTCGACCTGCCCGCCGACCAACGTCAGTTGGACGAGAGCAACGAGGGCTGCCTGTCGGTGCCGACCGCCTACGCGCCGCTCGCCCGCCCCGACTACGCCGAGGTCACCGGGCAGGACGAGAAGGGCAACCCGGTCCGGGTGCGCGGTACGGGATACTTCGCGCGCTGCCTCCAGCACGAGACGGACCACCTGTACGGGTACCTGTACATCGACCGGCTCTCCAAGCGCGACCGCAAGGACGCACTGCGGCAGATGGCCGAGAACGAGCCTCGCTACGCGACCGTGGCGAACGGCTGAGCCTCGCTTCGCAGGGCGCCCCGCGCCGCTGGGACATAAATTGACCGGCGTGACGCACGGCCTCTTGTGGGTCTACTCGAACGGTGCTTGGACAGGCGATCCGCCTGACCAGGCACCGTTCGCATGTACGTCATATGTTCGATCCCTTGTGCTCCTTCAGTGATCCGGATTCAGTCACACAAGGGGATATTCTCGGCATGGTCACGTAGTCAGTGGGCCAAATCCGTTCCCAGAACGGTCAGTTGTGGTGCTGAATGGGAAGTGCGGGGATACGCAACGGCGCACGCCCGGTACAGCCGGAGGGGTGTGACGTCAACAGGCGGCTGAGAGGGGTTTGTTCGTGCGTGCTTTCTCATACGGCTCTTCATCGACACTGCTTGCGGTACCACCGGCGCTCTCTCTCCCGGTGATCGAGTCCGAGTTTCCCCGTCGACTGCACCCGTATTGGCCGAGGCTTCAGGAGAACACCAGGACCTGGCTCCTCGAAAAGCGTCTGATGCCCGCGGACAAGGTCGAGGAGTATGCGGACGGCTTGTGCTACACGGACCTCATGGCGGGCTACTACATAGGCGCCCCCGACGACGTCCTCCAGGCGATTGCGGACTACAGCGCGTGGTTCTTCGTCTGGGACGACCGGCACGACCGCGATGTCGTCCACGGCCGGGCAGGCGCCTGGCGGAAGCTCAGGTTCCGGCTCCATGCGGCCCTCGACGCCCCCAGGGACCATCTGCACCACCAGGACCCACTGGTCGCGGGGTTCGCGGACAGCATGGTGCGGTTGTACTCGTTCCTCGGCGAGGACTGGAACAAACGGTTCGCACTCCACTTCCACGCGGTGATCGACGCGTACGACAGGGAATTCCGGAACCGGGCCTCCGGCACCATTCCCACGGTCGCGGAATACCTGGAACTCCGTCGGCTCACTTTCGCGCACCAGATCTGGACCGACCTTCTGGAACCGAGCGCCGGCCGTGAACTCCCCGCCGGGGTGCGGCTGCATCCGGCATTCCAGCGGGCGGCATTACTCAGTCAGGAATTCGCCGCCTGGTACAACGACCTCTGTTCGCTCCCCAAAGAAATAGCGGGCGACGAGGTCCACAATCTCGGAATCAGTCTCATTCATCATCAGGGGCTGACACTCGAAGAAGCCGTCACCGAAGTGAGGCGGCGGGTCGAGGAATGCGTGGAACAATTCCTCGTCGCCGAGAAGGACGTTTCACGGCTCGCCGGATCACTCGCGGACGGTACGGCCCGGGGAAAAGAGACGAGCATCGCCGTCAGGGCGTGCCTCGGAAACATGCGGAACTGGTTCAGCTCCGTGTACTGGTTCCACCACGAGTCGGGCCGGTACATGGTCGACAGCTGGGACGACCGCTCCACACCCCCGTACGTCAACAATGAAG includes:
- the def gene encoding peptide deformylase, producing the protein MAQQETDQQHVGVLPVDDDGFVIDTEDAEERETGYRERGTSRPITVVGNPVLHKECKDVTEFGDELGRLVADMFASQRTAEGVGLAANQIGVDLKVFVYDCQDDQGTRHVGVVCNPKLVDLPADQRQLDESNEGCLSVPTAYAPLARPDYAEVTGQDEKGNPVRVRGTGYFARCLQHETDHLYGYLYIDRLSKRDRKDALRQMAENEPRYATVANG
- the cyc1 gene encoding epi-isozizaene synthase is translated as MRAFSYGSSSTLLAVPPALSLPVIESEFPRRLHPYWPRLQENTRTWLLEKRLMPADKVEEYADGLCYTDLMAGYYIGAPDDVLQAIADYSAWFFVWDDRHDRDVVHGRAGAWRKLRFRLHAALDAPRDHLHHQDPLVAGFADSMVRLYSFLGEDWNKRFALHFHAVIDAYDREFRNRASGTIPTVAEYLELRRLTFAHQIWTDLLEPSAGRELPAGVRLHPAFQRAALLSQEFAAWYNDLCSLPKEIAGDEVHNLGISLIHHQGLTLEEAVTEVRRRVEECVEQFLVAEKDVSRLAGSLADGTARGKETSIAVRACLGNMRNWFSSVYWFHHESGRYMVDSWDDRSTPPYVNNEAAGEK